The segment CTCCAGACTTGCTTCAGGAAACTATTTGTGTAAAGCATACTAATTAGCTCACCGGTTTTACGAGTCCTgtccatagactgtaaaaaaaaagatggacgtagtgagtgtgacatcacccatagttttctgaagggccgttttgaaagATTGGGTTTACAATCGCCGCTATTTTGACActttttggagccagcgcagccagagcgaagcctgtctatcactggacaggcgacctgtcaattgCTAGGAAAACAACTCcattttataaccgttatatcccggtggtgacagttattttgaaaatcaccatatggacacatattacAAGAAGTTAAAAATAGCTattgagaccataacctcttgccAAAAAAATTTGACTTtacattttgagtgagaagttgggttgtggtcatTGGCTTacatggagttgggcggtttggagtctttttgaaGTCGGCCTCTAGTGCACGTTAGAGGAATTGTCGCCTACTGACACTTCctttttggcttcaaaattcacccgtggtgtTGGGCACTTGGTACAAGCAACAAGACGCAACAATGCTCAGTCATACACGTTATCATAGTAAACTGTCGGTGCCATGCAAAAACAATAAAGCCGTTTAAGTCAATATACCTACCATTTGGTCTGAGATAGGTGCATAATATTAGTATTGGCTGGTCTCCACCTATGTACTGGTCCAAAAAGAACAAAGGAATCATTTTGAATGAATCATTCTCGAGCTCGAAACATACAGAGTCTGGTACGTACTGGTTTCTCCTACTTTGAGTTTCCATCAAAGCTCAAATGATTGAATGATCGCCATGTACCTTAACAAAGACATCGCACTTTCAAACCCGCTCTTTGGGGAAGTAGTACATTGTTGAGCGAGCCGTTCATTCGggttttcaatttcactttcaaatcactATCTGCAAGTTGTCCGAGATGAACAGCACCTCGAGCGTTTGATACTACTTCCGTGTCAAGTCGTTTGAGTATTGAATATACAGGTTACGTACGTACTGAAACTCGAGAACCCGAATGAACACTCGCTCAACAATGAGGAAGTCGCTAGTACATTGAGCGAGCCGTTCATTCGGGTTCTCGAGTTCGGAGTTTCAGTACGTACGTAACCTGTATACTGAATACTGGAACTTGACTCAACTCGGCAGCAGTACTGAATGCTAGAGTTGCTGCTCGTCGCCGACAGCCTGCAAATCACAGTGCCTGCGGTACTTTACCATAAAAGAactactgttgttttttttagagggACTTTAAGTTGATAGACatgttttcactgaaaaaacaaacaatattgtttGTGTTAGTATGACAACCTAGTGTATTGCGGTTGTATAGTTTTGTGTCATTTGCCAACTTGTGTTTTTCCCGTTGGGGCTTGCAGTACTTACATACTGCTTTGTTTCGCTCATGTGCTGGTATACTGAAAACTCGACACGACATGGCAGTAGTATCGAACGCTCGAGATGCTGCTCATCTTGGACAGCCTGCAGATACTGTCTGCTCAGGGGCGGTCTTACCATTAGGCAAAGGTAGTCGACTGCCTTGGGCCCCGGAAGCCAGAGGGCCCCACAGaagacaagaatagaactaatgtaaacttatttttaatcaatataaAAGAAATGTACACCCCTCTCTTtgttacaataaattatttcaatcttgaaataccccccccccccccccccccaatcacTCAGGCTATAGTGGGCTATCTAGTGTGATTTTGCCACTTGTCTTTAAGCTCATTTTGCTTGCCACTACATCAGTATCTGAGAAagaagtaacaaaaaaaaaaaaaagtgccattGCATGCATACTTTTCTCAGCCCTAGCTTGAAGgtaatatatacaaaaaaaggatggattaaaATGGGAGAGAGTTGGGATTCAggggcccccaaatcactatGTCCGCCcctgtgtctgctgtgtttgcCCACTGCCCAGGTAGACACGCTGCTGCGGTTTCCAGCTTGGTTGGTAGTTACTTGTTTAGCCTTTTGGTGTAACTAATCTTGTAATTTGTCTTAAACCATATTACAAACTAatttaaataaaagtgtgtttttgtactctgttaattattttcttcaagctgcaataagcgattttccgactactagagggtgacagaaactacaacacatttgtaaatacagCAGAGCAAAACTACTGGACTACGAAGGCCCctacccttacaaaaaagtacCATGgtaaaacaatggaaaaaatatgaTGGTATTACCATGACTCCTGTGTTCCTGTGTAAACGTCTATCTCAGGAAGGACTGCTGATTCATTACAGGCCCACAGAGCTGCACTCATGTTATCAGGCTGGACAGCTTCCTCTAGTGGCTGCATGTGAAACAGCTTGATCTGCAAAGGAGCCACTCCATATAAAACCTTCCTGAAAATGTTTAGAGCCAAAGCACATCACATGGGCTCATAACCATTGTCACAGGAAATTACTAATATCAAATATTGAAGCATGTGTTGTTCATAAACTTAGTGTTCTATCTTGATGAACTGATGATTTTTCTGAACATCTAAGAGAGATACTACTTATAAATGTGTACAATTAATTCATAATTGATGCATATTCAAATTTATCTCAGCTTTATAAAGGTTTGGTTGGCAAAGtaattcacatgtgaaaaaggAATGATAAGAGGCCAAAAGGACATAGTTACATTGATCtgtttgtgctttcatttgacCATTTATTGCATAAAAAGTAGACAAGATAGGTTTTATATGGGTAAAAGTGCAGAAATTGTCCAAAGTCCCAAGCCCTTGCTGTATTCACTGGGATCTAGTAATTGGTGCCAAAAATCTTATCACCAAATTGCAAATCCCTAAAAGAGTGTTTCAACCCATTGCCTACTAAAAagagcagattaaaacaaacacaaaaagataGCATCCCTGGAAATTGTCCCAATACACTTACAAGCAAATCAGTGCTATTCTCTGAACACAATGACCAAAAAGAAACCTACATTCTAAATTATTATGAAGACATAAAACAGTTATGATCAATGGAAATACCAGCGACCTGTTCCCTTTTATCCTTAAAATGATGGTGCATTCAGGTGCTCCTTGTAATTTCATTAACTGTAAACAATGTTTACATGTTTGGTCTTAAATTGATAGTAGAAACCAGAATATAAGTCACATCAGAGGAAAGTCAAGCGAGGTAACTAGGACCGCATAGTGACATCATTCATCAACATAGGGACAATGCATGGGATCTGTTCTTTGAAGTTAAAATAGAAACATTTAAAATTGGTAGAACCAGCGTAGTCATGATAGAAACGATAAGGGAATCAGATTATACCCAGTAGAAGTCAGTCTAGTGAGGAAAGTAGAAGTCTTTGGTCATCATTGAGACAATACAGGGGATCTGTTTCTTGGCACTGTATCCAGGCAGGTTGGAGGAAGACTCAAAGTCCATCGCCACCTTGCGGTTGACTCGGGTCATGATCTGCATCAGCTCCAGCTCCTTGCTGTGACGCTGCAGCATCTCACACAACGCCTGCATGAACCAGGAACCATTGGACGTGTTCCTCCATGAGTAGTATCCTGCGGGACAAATTACAGCGTTACAACTCTTAGAAGAGGTGCACTCATAGCATGTTTTACCGGCCAAATAAGGAGCATTTAATTTTGATTACATGCAGATACTGAGTACTGTATTTATACAGATGTATTCAGCCatgtctgatatgatggatatgatgcagtttgtttcattacatatttttgtataagtgatcaatactacactggttgtctaagGCAATTTCATTCATATGtttatcatcatcaacatcatcctgggtttcaatggagagttttagtgtctcatggtctaaatgctttttcagaggcttttccaaaaAAATCATGGAAAAATACTGAATACTACAACAAAGATAATCATAGTAGTATTACATATAATTTGTATTGATGTACCTAAAAcatgtaatttagaagaaataaaatgaaatgccacaagattatttaattgttttggTATTGTTGTTGAGAAAATTGTTGAGACAAAACCCAACCACCCCGTGGCAAACTGCGATAATAGTGTATATTGCGAtgttttggcgggacagtattgTGATAtcaaattttggatatcgcccaagcctactTTGGACtgactattcctttaaatattGTAGGTGTTAATATGATCAAATGGTATCCTGTTTGTTTCTATAGTGGCTTTAATCAGTAAATATCACCAGCATCAACAAATACCACTGTGCAGGTACTCTGTTCTATTTGTGGCCTTCACCAAAACCAAGTCCAAGTACTTGAGGAAGTGGAAGTACTTCTTATTGACCTCTAAACTATTACAAAAAAAGGACAATAAAGCCATCACAAGGGCGGAAGTGCATTGTTCACTGTACCCAGAGTTTCCACAGCTGCTGTTAGTGTTTACCTGGGGCTGTGGAATAGGCGTACAGGAAGTCCGCCTCCACAGGAATCCGCTCTGATTGTTGCTCGGCCACACTGTCTGTTTCGAGGGCGGGAGAGGCACCGTCGTCCAGATCTGAGCCACGGCACGCCTAgcaaggacaggacaggacacaatgGGGTTATGCACAAAAACTGCAATCATGTTTTATGCCAGTACTGAAGCTCTGTAGTAGGGGCATGGCGATTCAAAGCTGAATGATAACACAGACGCTGGATTAACTGTTCTCATTTACTCCAGCTACAATTTCTATGCTTCTCCTCGTTATGGTCAGAAGCCATATTATTCATTGACAGAATTTgttagcatacacacacacacacacacacacacaattagcaAAGACACCATTTGTACTCAAAGCTCCAGTTGTGATGCTGGCTCTACACTTTAACTATTCATAAActagttaaattgatttcttgactcAACActcaataaacaataataactcaaaaaaacaagaattgtCTAATGGCGGAGATCCcaaatcaccaccaaaatctaatcaattgttccttggcccaagggcTATCATTTCATCTGTTTCGTAcatttgagatatcctgctaacagacagacagacagacagacagacttacggccgaaatacatgggacacggaCACGACGCGTCACGTAGGCGGGGCGGAGCGGGGTTTTTTACCTGCTACACAGACTCCGTCTTTGTAGCGTGTGGTTGCGTGCCAGCCGTAGTTTGAGGAGATATCAAGTTGAGTTTTGCCAAGTGATAATGCAGTTGGTTATGCAGGGTTTGgaagtgtaggctatattaactggtactgaattaattaactagatcgttttaactacaggatcatggatacacattgatttgattgatttattttaatgtgcaatgtaaaaGCACCCACAAGGTTGCTCTGCTGCGTCACATTGCCTCTGGTACAATgaggtatttattttaatcatttttaaacagattgtactcgttttttacacagttctatggagtttttacctgtttgagGGCCGCGTAGCTGCgcgtagaggggaaaaaatagaccagacgtGCAAAAATAGAGATGAGCTGCGCGATGCCCACGCGGGTGCGCGCGGCTTCCGTGGTCCGTGTAGCAGCTTCAGTTGATTATAATGGATGCGCTCTGCTGCGGGCATTCTGCGGCAGACGTGTCGCGCCGTGTCCGTGTCTCATGTATTTCAGCCGTAACAGGGGCacaaacataacctccttggcggaggtaataacagTCAATTATTATTGGTAGGAGACTGCCAACATTGGCTATCTCCATGTCTATCTCCACAGAAGTCAATAGTGAAATTGGACAGGGAAAACTCCACTGAAAGGGTTCCCTATGTATTTTCACATGTAGTGGTGGGAGAGTTATTGATATCAGCTTTGTAGGCAAAAAAGGCTGAATTGGAACAATTGCAAATTGGAAAATATTATGTATCAACCTAAGTACAAATCTGAGTAACATACTATGAAATCCTGAATTAAGATCTGACAGTGACACCAGTAGAGCCAATAATGAATAAGGGTGtgtattttttcacattataCTTAATACTTTTTATACTTATTTGAACTTTATTCTCTTACTTacatttcttgatttttttttcactttcttcacTAACAACAACTTTTGAGCCTGACTGTATTTAGATTTTtagttttacataaaaatcttgcctggtgcagctttatgcatgtgtatctgcatgtatgtgtatatgagtgttTAACTAACCTGTATAAAGAAGAGCTTAGGTTTCCCCACCAGACTCCTACAGCGGTCTCCTTTAAAGTAACCCGTCAGTTTCGTCAGCTCGACAAAGCCGTCTGTCCCGTATATCACCCCCTCGTCTCCGTGgctcaacaacacacacactaatgatgCACAGCCACTGTGGTCCTCCCTGGAtactggaaaaaaagagacatagAGTTAGACTGGTGGTCCACCAGGGACATGTCTTTACAACGCTGAGTACggtttctctttcatttcagtGGAATGGCTGTGGATTCTTGGATACCATTCTGTGAATAGTGCTGAGAGTTTAGCATGTCTTTACTGCTCTGATGCCTTGAGTCTCAAACTCAAAACATGACGTTTAGCAAGAGTGTTGCATTTCAAACAGGTTTTCAATAGTTGCATAGCAACAGCAATAGCcacaatatgggtttttgaatgcCAGTATCAATACCCTTTTCATGCCGCAAAATTTCAAAACATTACAAGGATTTTTGGATGTTTCGTCCACAAcattattcttgtcagggtcaaaaagcctctggaacagcatttagaccatcatggggcgctgaaactctccattgaaagccacagtgatgaaatagttttaggcgttagcagctccttaaggcaggatgaggcaggtttcattgcaggtttgtTGTGGTTACAGTTAAACCCTAACCACAACCAGCACTTCCACCATGTATCTGTTCAGAGCTACTACCTGTAGCACTGCTGCCCtaagtaaatgaatgaatgaataactaaatgaataaataaatgaataaccaaataaataaataaataaatacccaGTGGACACAGGACATTAGGTAGCAAACTGGGGGCTTTTAAATTGCGAGGTTCACCCTTGCACTAGATAGTAAGCAGGATGCCTTTCAACAGTTTCTGTGCTACCAGACAAAACCCTGTCAAAATGAAACCGCCATTTTTTCTACCACAGAAGACACTCAGCTTGATCTTAAGGTCCAACGTGGGGGAAATGTTAGCTAGCACTTCTGCTTTGGTTTGTCAGTGTGAGCATTATTTAACAGAAAACAATCCACCCTAAAccactgtaacactgttaaaaaaaaaaaaacagatgttcCTTAATTTTCTTTGGTGTCAGAccctcagaatcaaaaagcAAAGGGCCGAAAAGTATCCGagggggggatttttcctttaagacagTGGTAGAGTGAATACTAATTTTTATTTCTCTTACGGCTGAACAGTAGTTGCTCCATCTGCGCCACAGTCTGGTCATTAGCCACTTTGATCTTATAGCCCAGACCAGAGAAAACCTTCATAGCAGTACCAGCATCAACATCCGTCCCGCTACGAGAGTTCATCcctggagagacacacaaacacacagacggaACACGGTACCCTTTAAATATCAGCATCTAGAGTATAGTCCAGAAAGTGTCTtcatagcagcagcagtgcaagcgtttggctacaaaacacttggattatgccgcacgagctgtttggagtaatttatggtcattgttttttttatttttgataaatgtgtttgtgtgtatgtgacacaTCTATGTGTGCATATCAGGGTTCATGATGAGGCcgtgatgtaaaattccatgacttttcataACTAGGTTGGAGTGTTTCCATGACCTACAatcctcttccttcctggtttgttgtTCCTCTAAAGGGGTGAGGGGTTTGGTGAGatcacagaatttgaatggatagaacggtctttcaactgttttctatggtattttggctGGTACACCAAAAAATTACTTACCAACAGTAATATAGCGCGATTACACCCAATCGGTTCAAAATCCTTGAGTAGCCTCGCCGCTGACAGCAAAGCGACGGAGATTGCGCAATGCCTTGCTGCGACTTGCCataagtcggtttatacggaagctaggccaacggtaccaaggaggttttatattacGGAATgctacacataaaaatggccgccgcgcCGACCATCCAGGAGCATTGATTAGAATgcgaaagaccgttctatccattcgaATTGTGTGGGTGAgactgaaaaccaccatctaatgcagtgaatgtgtgaaagtgaaagttgTAAAATGCATTCTGgcatattcctgtaaagtgacccatttgtaaaattccctgatattccctgactttcccagtCTGGAATACACCTAAAAATTCAATGATATTAAAGAAATTCCAGGCgtatagatgtgtgtgtattgattaGATTCAATTAAatgggtcactgcagcagcaaagaataggataCAGATAAGAACAGAACAAATCCGGAGTGTAGAAGCTAATACAAGtaattacaacaaaaaaaaattcagctcCTATTGGCTTGAAAGAATTCTCACTATATTGACAGATCTACAGATGTTTACACTTTATAGATCTACAAATGTCTTTCTATCAGTGTAATAACACAATATGCAGGGTGTGTGAATGCTTTCCACTTTATACCTGTGCTCCTGTGGAAGTTCTTGTTGTTGATGATCAGACAGTGTCCTAGGTTGGGGTAGTCCATCCTGTAGCGGTAGGGGTCATGGGGCGCCGCTTTACCCTCGGGCCGAGAGTCCATTTCCTCAGCAATCCTGCTACTCTCCCGGGACGCTGCAGActgcctggacacacacacacacacacacacacacacacacacaaactcttaaACACACATTGGACCAAGTATTTTGAACCTGAGAATCTTGTTTAACCTACTACTTCTGCTCCATTACACTCGCATACCTGCTCCCTCTCACACCTACTTTTAAATAGATAGTTTAAGACAGTAAGTGAATTTGAGGGGCTTGTTAAACCAACTTCTGCTCCAtctcactgcacacacatatacacacaaatctATGTCTTAAAGATGCTTTGAATGCCTCACTGAATTTGAGCGTGTGAATAAGGGATCATAGAAAGTTGAGCTCCTGTTGGATGAGTCCAGCTAGTTGTGCAGGTTGAGGCAGCACAGAGCCTTATGCCTCTTTCACACAGTTTTGAAATCTCCCCTATCCTTGAAGGAATACACCAACTTTTTGGCCAAAAGTCTCAGTGACTATTCACGATTGTATCACAAGAAGATATATGATAGTTCCACAtctgtgtgttcagtatttagtaCTTTTGTGATTATGCTAAATTTGCTtgcttttaaaataaatgtcacGGAAAATGTAAGGAGTGTGTGATCGTTTTTTTTCAATTACCCTGTACCATCCACTAAACATACAATATGCTAACGGACTACCATGCACTGTGGAAAACTACATAAATACTGGACACACAAAGGCCAAACTGCTACCAGATTTCATTGGTGCACAACAGACCAAAAAGCTTATCTTCCAAATATTTTGTAAATTTAATTAAAGGTAATAACACAGGAAATTTCTTATGACAATGTTAATGGACAACACTGCCTTCAGCAGGAATCCTTAGAagtttgaaaagagaaaaaaaaagtaaagacgCTGGTTGCGCTCAGATGAAGGTCAATTGTAACGCAGGTGCAAGAATCAAAATATTGTAAactagaaaaatgggaaaataattctgcacactgcaaataaaaggctaggaaaaaaaatgtcttagtTTAAAGGAACTAATTTGTTGCATAAGTGCCCAACTTAAAAGTGAAACTGAAAAAGTTTCAGCTACATGCTTTCATCACTGCCCTCTGATGAAACGCTGATAATAGCATGTAGCTGAAGCATTTGCTCCGTAGTCCCTTTGTTTCACTTTAAGTTGGGCACTTATGCAATAAATTCGTTTTTCTCAACTAAAGAAACTTTTTTTCCCgagccttttatttgcagtgtgcagaattagCATCCTTAAAAGTTTGGTCATCTGATCATGGTGTTATGGAGGACACTGTTACATATTTGTATCCATCACTTCTTAGTTCTAAAGAAGGGACAGCAATTGCCACCTGGGAGCCTATACAGTAAGGTCAGCGACCCAGTATTGCTGCTAGCCCATAGTTGCTTAAAGTTACTGTGATAAGATAATATTTCCTTATGTAGACTTACACTGTTTAAGTCTATTTCCATCAAACATGTCAGTGTACAGCTGCTACCTCTCTGAGCCTATTTTAAATGGAGAGACATCTGTGTACAGATATTAGATACAATAGCTTGTATTATTGTGATAGCAGATACAAGTCTAGGTAATCAGACAGTTGTCAGTGTATAGTAATTACCTTTTTGAAAAAAACTTCAAGGCGTCCACAGTGTCCCCCTGGCTCCCAACATCACCGTCATCACCACCCGCTGACATGATCCTGAAGACTTGAATGCAGAACAGGCAGCGAtgtagtgggaaataaaaagaTGGATAAACCATcgcctccagtcagtgatcatcataaggcaaataactaccaacagaaacagaagtCAAATCGATTTTCACAAACACATTAATTTTCTACTTAAAAGACTCTATCATATGGCCTGCATttatactacttactatgatgtgtactatgaatttGGGTCATAA is part of the Centroberyx gerrardi isolate f3 chromosome 16, fCenGer3.hap1.cur.20231027, whole genome shotgun sequence genome and harbors:
- the LOC139923428 gene encoding caspase-3-like: MSAGGDDGDVGSQGDTVDALKFFSKRQSAASRESSRIAEEMDSRPEGKAAPHDPYRYRMDYPNLGHCLIINNKNFHRSTGMNSRSGTDVDAGTAMKVFSGLGYKIKVANDQTVAQMEQLLFSLSREDHSGCASLVCVLLSHGDEGVIYGTDGFVELTKLTGYFKGDRCRSLVGKPKLFFIQACRGSDLDDGASPALETDSVAEQQSERIPVEADFLYAYSTAPGYYSWRNTSNGSWFMQALCEMLQRHSKELELMQIMTRVNRKVAMDFESSSNLPGYSAKKQIPCIVSMMTKDFYFPH